From a single Apium graveolens cultivar Ventura chromosome 2, ASM990537v1, whole genome shotgun sequence genomic region:
- the LOC141700404 gene encoding uncharacterized protein LOC141700404: MEPSLWGEKFTNTLSQFKIKHVKSSVAYLQSNGKVEVSNRTILQGLKKRVDELPRPWVDELPNVLWAYRMMLRTATGVSPFKMAFGLEAVLPVEVFLNSPMVEYFDPVTSQEGLYLHNILLEEVRDDAVVRVLLQQERTAAYFNKKLKFKKFLVGDLVLRESATSQPTVTGKFKIPWEGPY, from the coding sequence ATGGAACCTAGTTTGTGGGGTGAGAAATTCACAAATACCTTGTCACAATTCAAGATAAAACACGTCAAGTCATCTGTGGCCTACCTACAATCTAATGGGAAAGTGGAAGTTTCTAATCGTACAATTTTACAAGGGCTTAAGAAAAGGGTCGACGAGCTACCTAGACCGTGGGTCGATGAACTTCCTAATGTACTATGGGCTTACAGGATGATGCTAAGGACTGCGACGGGGGTTTCTCCATTCAAAATGGCTTTTGGCCTCGAGGCTGTTTTGCCTGTCGAAGTTTTTCTAAACTCTCCAATGGTCGAATACTTTGATCCCGTTACTTCACAAGAAGGACTGTATCTTCATAACATTCTCTTGGAAGAAGTTAGAGATGACGCAGTGGTCAGAGTTCTCCTACAACAAGAACGAACAGCCGCCTACTTTAAcaagaaattaaaatttaaaaagttTCTAGTTGGGGACCTAGTACTCCGAGAGTCGGCAACATCGCAACCTACTGTCACGGGAAAATTCAAGATCCCGTGGGAAGGCCCTTATTAA
- the LOC141708420 gene encoding cytochrome P450 CYP72A219-like, with translation MDTKHMGRELLLIAILLAVIIWAWRVVMWVWVRPKNIEKMLKEQGLSGNPYRLLYGDTKELKHMATLANSNPINLCDDFLPRVIPFYHHIIKAYGKSSFTWMGPVARVNIMEPELIQEILMNNKDFKKPTHNPLAKFLVSGLSGYEDEKWSKHRKIVNPAFYVDKLKNMLSAMCLSSGEMMKEWEILIDENSSAVCEFNVQPYIEGLTSDVISRTAFGSSYIEGRKIHQLQKEQALLTLQVLQSVYIPGWRFLPTRRNMRLKEINSQLKCLFTDIMKRREHAMNLGEDDIGDDLLSLLMRSNQKEIQENGDNKNLGMSRSEIIEECKTFYFAGQESTSNLLTWTMIMLSIHSNWQAYAREEVLQVFGTQKPDYDGLSRLKTVTMILYEVLRLYPPAPIFTRVIYKDTKLGNMTLPPGVQFLLPVLLIHHDPEIWGEDAKEFNPDRFSQGISKATNNRVSFFPFSWGPRVCIGNNYAMQEAKIIIAMMLQRFSFELSPSYTHAPSFVLTLQPQYGAHLLLRKI, from the exons ATGGATACTAAACACATGGGAAGGGAACTTTTGCTGATAGCAATCTTGTTGGCTGTGATTATATGGGCATGGAGGGTGGTGATGTGGGTATGGGTTAGGCCAAAAAATATCGAAAAGATGTTAAAAGAACAAGGTCTATCCGGGAATCCATATCGTTTACTCTACGGTGACACTAAGGAGCTTAAACATATGGCAACACTTGCTAATTCTAATCCTATTAATCTCTGTGATGATTTTCTTCCTCGAGTCATCCCTTTCTACCATCATATTATCAAGGCTTATG GAAAGAGTTCGTTTACATGGATGGGTCCAGTAGCAAGGGTGAACATTATGGAACCAGAACTGATCCAGGAAATTCTAATGAATAATAAGGATTTCAAGAAACCCACTCATAATCCTCTTGCAAAGTTTCTAGTATCTGGCTTGTCAGGCTATGAGGATGAAAAATGGAGTAAACATCGAAAGATCGTTAATCCAGCTTTCTATGTTGACAAACTAAAG AATATGTTATCCGCAATGTGCTTGAGTTCTGGCGAGATGATGAAGGAATGGGAGATCTTAATTGATGAAAACTCCAGTGCAGTTTGTGAGTTCAATGTTCAGCCTTATATTGAGGGCTTAACGAGTGATGTAATTTCTAGAACTGCCTTTGGTAGTAGCTACATAGAAGGTCGAAAAATACATCAACTACAAAAAGAACAGGCTCTGCTTACTCTTCAAGTTTTGCAATCTGTTTACATTCCAGGGTGGAG GTTTTTGCCAACTAGGAGAAACATGAGACTAAAAGAAATCAACTCTCAGTTGAAATGCCTTTTTACTGATATTATGAAAAGAAGGGAGCACGCCATGAATTTGGGAGAAGATGATATTGGTGATGACTTGTTGAGTTTGTTGATGAGATCCAATCAGAAAGAAATTCAAGAAAACGGAGACAACAAAAACCTTGGAATGAGCAGATCAGAAATAATTGAGGAATGCAAAACATTTTATTTTGCTGGTCAAGAAAGTACATCAAATCTGCTAACATGGACAATGATTATGTTAAGCATCCACTCAAATTGGCAAGCTTATGCAAGAGAAGAGGTGCTTCAGGTTTTTGGAACCCAAAAACCAGATTATGATGGACTTAGCCGCCTCAAAACT GTAACAATGATTTTGTACGAGGTGCTAAGATTATATCCTCCTGCCCCGATATTTACACGAGTCATCTACAAAGACACAAAACTAGGAAATATGACACTTCCTCCTGGGGTCCAGTTTTTGTTGCCAGTACTACTAATACATCACGACCCTGAAATATGGGGAGAGGATGCGAAAGAGTTCAACCCAGATAGATTTTCGCAAGGAATTAGTAAAGCAACCAATAATCGGGTATCATTTTTCCCTTTCAGCTGGGGACCTAGAGTATGTATTGGCAACAATTATGCAATGCAGGAAGCAAAAATTATCATAGCAATGATGCTTCAGCGCTTCTCCTTTGAGCTTTCACCTTCTTACACTCATGCACCTTCATTTGTGTTAACCCTTCAACCCCAATATGGTGCTCATTTGCTTTTGCGCAAAATCTAA
- the LOC141706278 gene encoding cytochrome P450 CYP72A219-like yields the protein MWPAIFCMQNCRISMLSDCISALKMDAKEISFLFSIAISVVIVIFVTVTIKVINKVWLKPKKLEKYLKAQGFNGNPYRILLGDMGDYVRVTKAEQPKQISLSSGDVSQHALPYIHYIVEKYGKTNSYMWWGPEPRLNILDPELIKEIMSKSNVFRKPYPNPIGEIITGGLLTAEDEKWTRHRKLISPAFHVDRLKNMLPAMHLSFQDMLKKWNVLVSATGSAEVDVWPYLEDMSGDVISRTAFGSNHEEGRKIFLLQKEQAHLAIHLAWVSFIPGWRYIPTKACRRMNQVCTELQVSIKSIIGKRELEKQKGEANNDDDLLGILTESNSKEIKEQGIGMSIQEVIDECKLFYFAGSETTSNLLVWTMVLLSVHTEWQISAREEVLKAFGREKPDYDGISHLKKITMILLEVLRLYPPAAMLIRGIPNEAQLGNTNFPAGIGFVLPILLLHYDTDLWGEDAHKFKPERFSHGIFSATKGRLSYMPFGGGPRICIGQNFAMVEAKMALAMILQEFSFELSPSYAHSPFQIITLQPQHGAKIILQKL from the exons ATGTGGCCGGCTATATTTTGTATGCAAAACTGCAGGATAAGTATGTTGAGTGATTGTATTTCAGCGCTAAAAATGGATGCCAAAGAAATTTCATTCTTATTTTCTATAGCAATCTCAGTTGTGATAGTTATATTTGTAACTGTGACAATAAAAGTGATTAACAAGGTATGGTTGAAACCTAAGAAGCTAGAGAAGTACCTGAAAGCTCAGGGTTTTAATGGAAACCCGTACAGGATTCTTCTTGGTGACATGGGGGACTATGTAAGGGTCACTAAAGCAGAGCAACCCAAACAGATCAGTCTCTCCTCTGGTGATGTCTCCCAGCACGCGTTACCCTACATCCATTACATTGTCGAAAAATATG GTAAGACAAATTCATATATGTGGTGGGGACCTGAACCGAGGCTCAACATATTAGATCCAGAACTAATCAAGGAGATTATGTCCAAGTCAAATGTTTTCAGAAAGCCTTACCCGAACCCGATTGGCGAAATAATAACCGGTGGCCTTTTGACAGCTGAAGATGAGAAATGGACTAGACACAGAAAGTTAATCAGCCCAGCGTTTCACGTAGACAGGTTAAAG AATATGTTGCCAGCAATGCATTTGAGTTTCCAAGATATGCTCAAGAAATGGAATGTATTAGTGTCAGCAACAGGTTCAGCTGAAGTTGATGTTTGGCCTTATCTTGAAGACATGTCCGGGGATGTTATATCTCGAACAGCATTTGGTAGTAATCACGAAGAAGGGAGAAAGATTTTTCTTCTTCAGAAAGAGCAAGCTCATCTTGCCATTCATCTAGCATGGGTTTCTTTTATACCTGGTTGGAG GTATATTCCAACCAAAGCATGTAGGAGAATGAATCAAGTATGCACTGAATTACAAGTTTCAATTAAAAGTATCATCGGCAAAAGAGAGTTGGAAAAGCAAAAGGGAGAAGCCAACAATGATGATGACTTATTAGGtatattaacagaatcaaactCTAAGGAAATTAAAGAACAAGGAATAGGAATGAGTATCCAGGAGGTGATAGATGAGTGCAAACTATTTTATTTTGCCGGGTCAGAGACTACCTCAAATTTGCTTGTGTGGACCATGGTTTTACTGAGTGTACATACAGAGTGGCAAATCAgtgcaagagaagaagttctaaAAGCTTTTGGAAGAGAAAAACCAGACTACGACGGGATTAGCCATCTTAAAAAA ATAACAATGATACTGCTGGAGGTGCTAAGGTTATACCCTCCAGCTGCTATGCTTATCCGAGGAATTCCTAATGAAGCACAATTAGGAAATACAAATTTTCCAGCTGGGATTGGATTTGTCTTGCCGATTCTCCTACTGCACTATGACACTGATTTATGGGGCGAAGATGCACATAAATTCAAGCCAGAAAGGTTCTCACATGGCATTTTTAGTGCAACAAAAGGCAGGTTGTCATATATGCCATTTGGAGGAGGTCCCCGAATTTGTATTGGGCAAAATTTTGCAATGGTTGAAGCCAAAATGGCGTTAGCAATGATCCTGCAGGAGTTCTCATTTGAACTTTCGCCCTCTTATGCACATTCTCCTTTCCAGATTATAACTCTCCAACCTCAACATGGAGCCAAAATAATTCTACAGAAGCTCTAG